The genomic window CAAGATTCAGGGACTGGTCACGTCATGAAGGTTTTAGGAGTCCAGAGATCTGGGCATGTTAGGACGTCCTGTTCAAGGTCAAGAATGAGCTTTGAGCCTTGCATTTCCTACCACCAGGAAAAAGCTGGCAGATGGCAGGCCTCTGGGTTCTGGACACAGCACGATGATGCCACACACGGCACGATACCACACACGGCACGATACCAGACACGGCACAATGATGCCAGACACGGCACGATGCCAGACCCAGCACGATACCACACACGGCATGATGCCAGACACGGCACAATGCCAGACATGGCACGATACCAGATATGGATCTCCATCGGTTGGCACAGAGGCTTCTTGTTTTGAGTGGGGCCCAGGAAAAGGAAGGGTAGCGcagttggtgaggctgtggaacGAAGTCCTGCCACTCAGGTCCCGTGAGCTACCAGAGCTCTGGCACGGCGAGTACCTGCCGCAGGTGGGGAAGGATGCGTCAAGGGGTCTCCAGCAAGGCTCAAAAGAGCTGCAGCACAGGCCCTAAGTTTTGAAGCAAGGAGGTCCCGACTGCAACAGAGAACTGCAGACTGTTCAGAGGAGTTTCTGGGGATGGTGTAGCCACAGCTCCCACCAGAAGCCAGTGCCACAGGACCCACCCAGGCTAAGGTCAGCGGCACAGTGAGGATCCAGGGTAAGGAGCAGTGCACAGCCGGGCACCGGCCATGAGAGCCAAAGGGCTGCACGGGCAGGTGGCCCAGCTTCCAGCTTGCCTGCTGGTCAGGCCACAGCCTTGGGGGTCCCTGTGACTGGGTAGGGGTCAAGCCAGGCCTGCTTCATGGCGGTTGGGTTCGTGGTGGTCAGACCACTCCACTCGGGCTGGCCCTGGAGTCAGGAGTGGGGGCGATCCCTGGCCTCTCATGTGGAGAGAAGAGCAGCTCACGGTAAGGACACACGTGGACAGGGCTGGGGAAGGGCTCGGCTGGCCGGTCAGGGCCTGAGAAGGGCAAGGCTGGAAGACAGACTGGGGAATGGAACTGCCGGGTGGACACCGGTGTGGGGACTTGTGGGTGTTCACCAGGGGCCCCGGCTGCAGAGCAGGCACCAAGCCACCCACAAGCCAACGACGTGGCCGGCGAAGCAGCGTCGGTGCGCCCACACGGCTCCCGCCTGGAGCAATGGAGGAGCAGACGGAGCCGAGCACCCCACGACAAGCCCAGCTCCTCTCGGCAGCAGCACGCCCTATCCTCTGGCAATAAAGACCACCAGGGACCCTGGACACAAAACCAGCCAGAGACCAACCGGTCACTTGGAGGTAAACTCAGCCCTGGAGGCCCCTTCCCCTTGGAAAGACAACAGCTGGTATTCCAGGCAGGGACCCGCCTTTCCAGCCCACGGTGCCTCTGTCTGCCCTGGGAGACCGGCTCCTGTGTAACGGCCCCCAGGGCCCGACTGCTTCCGGCAAAGGGGTGCAGGGGGAGCACAGGCGCCGCAGAGCCTGCAGCCTCGGTGAGCTTCTTGGAAAGAGCTGCTGCCACTGTCCTGACACCAACCCTCTGGGACTGTGGTGGCCCTGTCCTCAATGGCCCCACAGAGGACCGCATGGGTCTGGGGACCAAGTTAGAGGCAGGAGTGGCCGCCCACTCACCAGCTCCCAGTGACCCACTGACAACGTGTGCTTCCTTTCCCTGTAACTCTAAGCTGTGAGAGCTCAGAGGTCCTAAAACCCAGCTACCTGGGACTGAGTGAGGCGCTGCCCCACTCGATGGCTGTGGGTCACCTGGCTGGGGCCGCTCCTGTTCCAGCGGACCAGCAGGCAGAGCACCCACCACTGGGCCAGGGCGGGGAGGATAGAGCCCTGCAAGAGCGAGAAGACCAGGACTCGGACCCCAGGGTGAGGGCCTGGGTCCCACCAGCAGAAGAGGggtgaaggctgggcatggtggctcacgcctgtaatcccagcactttaggaggcccaggcagggagaatcacttgaggccaggagtttgagaccagcctggcccacatggtgaaaccccgtctctactataaatacaaaaattagctgggcgcacacctgtagtcccagctactcgggaggctgaggcagtagaatcatttgaacacaggaggcggcggctgcggtgagccaagatcacaacactgcactctggcccgggtgacagaacaagactgcctggaaaaaacaaacaaacaaacaaaaaccggGAGTATCGGCTGAGCCTGGGCCAGCGGCTGCTGCAGGCTGGGGTTGGCCCCACTTCCCTCCTCCCCTAAGTCTTCCCAGAAACTGCCAACAATCGGAAGCCTGGAGAAGCCCATCCAGGTGGAATCCCCGGAGCGTGATGGGCATTGGGCCGAGAGACACGGCAAACTGTCGTGGAGGCCCTCACACTAGGCCCACTGCCTGTGGCCTCTCCTCTGGAGGGCTGCCGGGCCAGCAGGAACCAACTGACCCGGGGCCATGTAGcaccctccccagaggccaggcGGCCACAGCCAGTGACTGATATGGGAGCATGCTAGACCCCACCTCAGATGAGAAACAGCCCCTTATAgtgcaggggtggggctggggggctggTCAGCACCTGCCCAGCAGCAGGCCCCAGCAGGCCCAGCCTCAGTGTGGCCACCACCCTGCCCTACACTGCCCCCTCTGCCCAGGGTCTCTCAGCCGCCCTCCTGCTGGCACTTGGTCTCTGTTGCACATAGACGTCTGTCTCTGGCCAGCCATAGTGGCTGAGCTCAGAGCCTGGAGCCCGGGGCTGCAATGTCCACCCTGTCCCTGACACACACCTGACCCCAAGACAAAAACACAAAGCAGGAGGCACAGGAAGGTTGGAATTGCTTTTATTGGGGGCGGATGCCGCAAGGCCCCGCCCACGGTCAGGTTAGTGTTCTGCCCTTGCAGAGGCGCCAGCAGCCTGACACCTCCACCTGCCACCCGCCCAGGGTTAGTGGAACATGCAAAgctcagaaggtggaggcaggggCGGTCGCTGCTGAGGCCAGGGCTGGGTGGAACAGGACGgtcagcacagagcctggccgGCGTCCCTGGGCCCAAAGAGGGCTGGGGCTCCCTGGGAGAGAGACGGGCAGGCAGCACCCCAGGGTGGGGTCCACAAGCTGAAGGGGCCCCTGGACCCACCAGGGcaggtctgcagctcccagccatgCCAGCTGGAACGTACATCTCCCCACCGGGTCTGGGTCCTCAGGGCCTGGGGTTAGAGGCCGACAAGGAAGGCACTTACTAGGGGAACAGAGGCTGGAGGCTGATGCCGGAGGCCAGAGGTCTCAGGAGTGAGTGTGGGGGGTGAGCTGGAAAGCACAGATCAGACAGCACTGTGGGGGCTGGGCCCGAGGGCCTCATCTTCCCATGGGGAAGGGGCTTCTCTGGGTAGACTGGGAGAGAGGCCGACTGGGGCTCCCCATCCCCAGCAAGGCCTACCGTGCAGGCCAGTGCTAGAAACACCAGGGCAGAAACGCCAGCCCAGGGCTCCAGCCCTGAGAGGCTGAGGGCCCTCTACTGACGGGGCTGAGCCCAGCTGCCCTGTGCAGCTAGGACAGGCAGACGGGCAACCCTGGGGACAGGAGGGTGGGCTGGGGCCCAGCGTGGGACCCTCCAAGGCACCTGGCTGTGTGAGTGGCAGGTAGAGGGGAGTGGGGAGACCCGAGGGGGTGAGACGGCCAGCAGCTGGGCCAGCCCTGTCCCCCAAGATACAGGCTGTCTGGACAGcagatatatattaatatattagtcTGGTCTTTTTGGTTAAACTTTAGGCACCACTTGGGAGGAAGACACCTTTAAGCGTTGAAAACGACCCCAGTGCCTCGGTGGGAGCCGGGCTGGGCCGCATGCAGAGCGGGGTGGGCGCAGGCAGGCTCAGGCCACGGCGGACTCAGGGCCCCCCACGGAGGCCGAGGACCCTGAGGCGTAGCGGCGGCCGTAGCCCGAGGAGGAGTAGGAGGACGAAGAGAAGGTCATGGAGAAGCCAGAGCCAGTGGCGTCAAAGCTGCCGCGGCGGGAGCCGGCCCGGGAGCCAGTGCGGGAGCCGGTGCGGGAGCCGGCGGTGGAGCCGGAGCCGCTGACGCTGTAGGGGCTGTAGTAGCCCTTGCTGGACTGCGCGGCAGCCTCCAGCAGCCGCAGCCCTGTGCCCTCCTCCACCATGCTGCGGTCCAGCGCGTCCTTGTAGGAGATCTTGAGCTTGGTCTTAGGGCAGGTGAGGTACTTGGAGTAGGCGCCCACATCACGCAGCTTCTGTGCAGTGCGGGCATCCACCGTGCCACGCTGCAGGGCCTCATCCAAGGGCACGCGGCCCGGCGTGTCGGGCTCAATCAGGCCACCGGTCAGGTACTGCACCTCCAGGAAGCGCTGGCCGGCCTCGTAGTAGAGCCAGCCCTTCTTCAGGGCCTGGGCGGCCGACATCTTGGTCTTGGTGCGTGGGTCCTCAAAGCCGCAGAAGGCCTTCTGGGCCAGATTGATGCGGTCCACCATGATCTTGTCCACCAGGCCCTTGTTGACAGCGTCGGTGACAGGGAAGCGCTCACCGGTGCTGGGGTCGATGATGCCCCCGGTGCAGGCCTGTGCCTCCAGCAGTCGCTGCCCTGTGATGTTATCCACCAGGTTGCGGTGCATGGCCTCGGTGATGGACACCTTCTCCAGCGTCTCCGTGTCCAGGATGCCAGCCACGGGGCCCGTCTCCTCAGTGGGGTCTGACCAGGAGGCCAGCTGGGTCCTGGAGACGGCGGGGCTGATGGGGTAGGAGGAGGAGGATCCCACGGAGGAGGAACGGGACCGGAAGCCGCTGGCATTGCCCGAGAGCATGTCGGCGAACTCGGTGATGGAGAGCGTGCCGGCGCGGTACTGGTCCAGTGCCGAGCGGTCGATGAGGTTCTTGGCGATGGCGTCGTCAATGTCGTATTGGCGGCCGGAGCGGCGGTCGATGATCATGGACTTAACTACGCCGTCCGAGGAGGAGATGGTGATCTCCTCCCACTCGCACTCCTGCTCGGACAGCTCCAGGTACGTCTGGTGGTCAATGAGGCCCTTGCGGTAGGCCTCGTACACGGACATCTCCTTGCCCGTCTCGGGGTCCACGATGACCACTCGGCGCTTGCGCACGGAGGACTTGGAGGACGTCTTCCGCTCCCGCTTCTTCTCCTTCAGCGGCAGGAGGCACAGGCCCGTCTGGGGGTCGGTGATACAACGCTCCATCAGCTGCAGGTAGGTGAGGTTCTCCTCCGTGTTGGGGTCAAAGAAGCCCTTGGTGTCATCCGAGGGGTCGGTCAGGATCTCGTTCATCTCCTCGTCGAAGAGGCCACGCTTGTAGGCCACCTCCACGGGCAGCCGGTGGCTCTCCTCGGGGTCGATGATGCCACCCGTGGCGATCTGGGCCTCCAGCAGGCGGATGCCGTGGTCCTTCAGGATCAGGCCCTTCTTCATGGCCTGGAAGAGGGAGATGAGCTTCCCAGAGTAAGGGTCCTTGTACCCGGTGACGGCTCGCTCGGCCGACAGCAGCTTGTCCTTGAACTCGGGGCCCACGATGCCCATACGCACAGCCTCCTCCACCGTCAGCTTCAGTCCCTTGATGGGGTCGATGACGTACCCGGTGGCCGCCTGTGCCTCTAGAAGCTCAAAGGCCGTGCCGGGGCGGATGATGCCCTTCTTCATGGCCTGGTACACCGAGAGCCGTTCCTTGGTGGCGTCCACGAAGACGCCGGCGATGCAGCTGGTGCCTTCCAGGAACTTCTGTAAGTTCTTGGTGACCTCCTCGATGGAGGTCAGGCCCTCCCGCAGCTGCAGCGCCGTGGCCTCGTCCATGACCTGCGAGCGCACCAGCTCCTCCACGGTGATCTGCTTCCGCAGGCCACGGAAGGTCAGCTTGCGAGCGTCCGACAGCGGCAGGAGCAGCTGGCCGGTGCCATCGTCACGGCGACACCGTCTGAGCAGCTGTGTGTAGCTGAGGCGCTCGTCGGTGGACGGGTCCACGTAGCTGCGCACCTCGCTGGGCTCGGAGAGCTGGTCGTGCGTGTCCTTGTTGAGGTAGCCGCGCTGGTAAGCCACCTCCAGTGGAAGGTGGAAGCCCAGGCGGGGGTCCACGATGCCGCCGGTGGCCAGCTGGGCATCCAGCAGCCGCAGGGCCTCCTCAGTAGGGATCAGCTCCTTCTTCATGGCCTGGAAGAGTGAGATGGTCTGCTCAGTGTAGGGGTCGCGGTAGCCGGTGACCGCCCGCTCAGCCGAGAGCAGGCGGTCGTGCAGCTCAGGCCCCACCAGGCCCTTCCGCACAGCCTCATCCACAGTCAGCCGCTGCCCCTTCACTGGATCCAGCAGGAAGCCCGTGGCTGCCTGTGCCTCCAGCAGCAGGCGGGCCACCTCGGCACTCAGCAGCCCTTTCTTGAGGGCCTGGTAGATGCTCAGTGTCTGCCTGGAGCCGGGCAAGTAGACGCCGGCCACGCAGCCCGTGCCATAGAGGTAGCGCCAGGCGGACTCCGCCTCGAGGGCCTCACGGAGGCTCCTGGTGCCCTCCCGGAGCAGGTTGTAGGTCTCGAGGGAGATGATCCGAGCCTCGTAGAGGTCCTCAGCCGTGAGGCGGCGGCGCACGTAGTCGTAGGAGGCCAGACCCTGCTGGCGGATGATCTCCGTCTTCTCAATGATctcaatgatgatgatgatcatgcgTTCCTTGGTCACCCGGCCGGCCTGAAAGTCAGCCATCAGCTGGGCCCGCTGCTCCTCGGGGATCAGGTCCGACTGCATCACCTCCCACAGGGACATGGTGGAGCCGCCGTGGCTGCCGCCGCCAGGAATGTCAATCTGCGTCTCTTCAAATGCCCTTCGTGTCTCCTCCTCAGTGTACACCTGTGTGGTctccaccacctcagccttctcCGCCCCTTTCAATGGCAAGAGGCGCAGGCCCGTCTCAGGGTCCTCCACGCAGCGCTCCAGCAGCTGCCTATATGTGAGGTTCTCGTGCGTGTTGGGGTCAAAGAAGCCCTTGGTGTCGTCGCTGGGGTCCGCCAAGACGCGGTTCATCTCCTCGTTGAAGTAGCCACGCTGGTAGGCCACGTCCACGGGCACGCGGTGGCTGTGCACGGGGTCGATGATGCCACCCGTGGCGATCTGGGCCTCCAGCAGGCGGATGCCATGCTGCCGGAGGACCAGGCCCTTCTGCATGGCCTGGAAGAGGGAGATGGTACTGCCTGAGTAGGGGTCTCTGTAGCCGGTGACAGCCTTCTCGGCCGACAGCAGCTGCTCATGAAGCTCGGGGCCCACCACGCCTGCCTTCACGGCCTCGTGGACATACAGGCGCTGGTTCCGCACGGGGTCCACCAGGAAGCCAGTGGCCGCCTGCGCCTCCAGCAGGAGCGCAGCGGTGCTGGGTCTCAGCAGGCCCCGGCGCATGGCCTCGTAGATGGACACCTTCTCCTTGGTGTCCTCCAGGTAGATGCCAGCGAGGCAGCCACTGCCCTGCAGCAGCGTCCGCACGGAGTCCAGCTCCGAAAGGTCCTTGACCGTCGTCTTGCCGTCCTTGAGCTGCTCAAACTGGGCTCTGCTGAGGACCCTGGAAGCCAGGAGCTCACTGGCTGGCACAGGGGCACGGAGGCCGCTGAAGGACAGCCTCTCCTGCCGCAGGGTCTCCACCTCCTCCACGATGGTGATGAGGATCTTGATGACCTTCTCCACGGTGACCTTGCCGGTGCGGAATTGACGCAGCAGCTCCTGCCGCTGCTCTGCGGTGAAGTACTCAGAGCTGATGAGCTCCCACACTGTCACCGTCCTGCCCTTGAAGCCACCCACGGGGACGTCAACCGGGGTCTTCTCGAAGGTCTCACGGGCCTGCAGCTCTGAGTAGAGCTCCTCCTGCCGGGCCCGAGCAGCCTTCTCTGAGAGCGGCAGCAGGCTCAGCCCAGTCAGCTGGTCGGGCCGGCACCGCTGCTGGAGCTCGCTGTAGGTGACCGGCTCCCCTGTGCTGGGGTCACAGTAGGCCTTGGCGTCAGCCCTTGGTGCTGACAGGGCCCTGCTGGTCTCCTCGTCCAGGAAGCCTCGGGCGCAGGCAACATCCAGGGGCACGCGGTGGCTCTTGCTGGGGTCCACGACACCGCCCGTGGACAACTGGGCGTCCAACAGGCGCAGGCCCTGCTCCCGGGGAATGAGGCCCTTCTTCAGGGCCTGGAACAGCGAGACACTCTGCCCCGTGTAGGGGTCCCTGTATCCCGTCACAGCCTTCTCGGCTGACAGCAGCTTCTCATGAAACTCGGGGCCCACCAGGCCGGCGCGCACTGCCTCGTCCACGGTCAGCCGGGCGCTGGTGGAGGGGTCGATGATGTGCCCGGTGCCAGCCTGGGCTTCCAACAGGGCCACAGCCACGTCGGACGGCAGCAGGTCTTTCTTCAGGGCGTCGTAGACGCTCAGCTTCTGCCCTGCCTCCTCCAGCCACACGCCTGCGATGACGTTGGCACCCCGGAGGGCCCGCCGCACAGCGTCCACCTCGGCCACCTCTCGCACAGAGCGCTCACCTTGTTGCAGCTGGTGGTAGAGCTCGCGGTCGATGACCCTGCTCTCCAGCAGCTCGGCGGCTGGCACCAGGCTGCGCAGGCCCTCGAAGCAGAGCTGGCCCTTctgctcctgctcctccaccaccgTGATGATGATCTTGATGATCTTCTCCACCGTGATCCGGCCCGTGCGGAACTGCCGCAGCAGGTCCCGCCGCTGCTCCGCTGTGAAGTATTCCGAGTTGATGATTTCCCAGATGGTCACCGTCTTGCCCTGGAACTTGCCGAACGGCGCGGACACAGTGGCCTTCTCAAAGACGTCCCGGGCCTCGGAGTCGGTGTAGACCAGCTCCCTGCCCTTGGCCGCCTTATCCGTGAGCGGCAGAAGGCGCAGGCCCGTCTCGGGGTCCTCCACGCAGCGCTCCAGCAGCTGCAGGTAGGTGAGGTTCTCGTGCGTGTTGGGGTCGAAGAAGCCCTTGGTGTCGTCGCTGGGGTCCGCCAGGACGCGGTTCATCTCCTCGTCGAAGTAGCCGCGCCGGTAGGCCACGTCCACGGGCACGCGGTGGCTGTGCACGGGGTCGATGACGCCACCCGTGGCGATCTGGGCCTCCAGCAGGCGGATGCCGTGCTCCCGGACGATGAGGCCCTTCTGCATGGCTTGGAAGAGGGAGATCTGCTGCCCGGTGTAGGGGTCCTTGTAGCCAGTGACGGCGCGCTCGGCCGACAGCAGCTTGTGGTGCAGCTCAGGGCCCACCACGCCCTCCTTCACAGCCTCATTGACAGTCAGCCGTCGGTTCCGCACCGGGTCCAGCAGGAAGCCTGAGGCTGCCTGAGCCTCCAGCAGGATGAGGGCCGTGCCAGGGCTCAGCAGCTGCCTCTGCAGGGCAGTGTAAACACTCAGCTTCTCATTGGTGGGCTTCAGCAACAGCCCTGCGATACTGCTGTGGCCCTGCAGGTAGTGGCGTACATCTTCCCGCCGCGCAAGCTCGTCCACTGTGGTGTGGCCCTGTGCCAGCCGCTGTAGCTCCTCCGCACTCAGGATGCCGGCCTCCTGCAGCCTCTGGGCTGGCACCTTCTGCCGCAGGCCATCGAAGCTGTGCTCCGGCTCTGTCTCTGTCGCGGGGCCATCAAGTGCATCCCGGCCGTTGGGCAGGGTCTTTGTGGCGGCCACCTGAGAGGCAGTGACCTCCTCTGAGTGCGCAAGTGCGGCCCGGTGCTCCTCCTCCAGGCGCTGCAGCTGCTCACGCAGCCTCTGGTTCTCCTCAGCCAGCAGCTCCTCCTGCTGCCGCCGCTGCCGCTCCAGCTGCTGCAGCTCCTCCTGCTTGCGCCGCACGCCCTCCTCGGCCTCATGCTGCCGCCGCCGGGCCTCCTCCATGCTGGCCACCAGCCGCTGCCGTTCCTGCTCCATCTgttgctgctgccgctgctgctccTCACGCAGCTGCTGTGCCTTGGCCACCTCGTCCTGGAAGAGCTGCTCCAGCTTGGCCTTCTCCTGCTCGATGAAGCGCTCCCTCTGTAGCAGGCTGTCCTTCTCAGAGAGGAAGCTCTGCTGCAGGGCCTGCGTCTCCTGCAGCAGTTGTTCCTGCTGCACCGTCTGCATCTGCAGAAGAAGAGGGTGTGATCAGGGACCGCCAGCCTGGGAGCACCCACCACCCACCGAAGCAGATCCCCAGGCCCACCCGCCTGTCGCATGGAGAGGGGGTGGTACCTCCTCAGACTTGAGCTGCAGCAGTTTGGCCTCCTGTTGGAGCTTCTCCTTCTCACGCTCCAGCTCAGCAATGGCCTCCCGCAGGCGCTCAGCATCGTGGTCACTCTGCTGTCGCTGGATCTCCAGTGTCTGCACCAGCGTCACCTTCTCCTGCGTAGCAAGCTCTGTGCGGTGCAGCTTCTCACCGATCTCCTCCGCCTGCTTCCGGAAGCGCTGGGCATCCTCCTCAGCGCGGGCCTGGGCGCGGCTCATCTCAGCCATACGCAGCTTGAGGCGCTCAGCCTCAGCACTCATCTCCAGCTGCCGCTGCCGCTCGGCCTCCAGTGTCCGCTGGAAGCCCTGCGTCTCCTCCGCCAGCTGCTGCGCCATCTGCTCCTTGTCCTCCTGCAGCCGCCGAGCCTGCTCCTGTGCAAGCTCCTTTTGCTGCTGCAGcagctctgcctcagccttgagCCGCGTAGCCTCCTGCACTGCCTGCATCTTCTCCTTGAGCATCTTCTCTGCCAAGGCTCGCTGCTGTGCCAGGTCCTCCTCTGCCAGCTGCCGCAGTCGCGCAGCCTCCTGAGCTGCCACGCTCAGCCGCGCGGCCTCCTCCGCCACCTGCTTCAtcttctcagcctcctcctgCAGGAAGCGCTGCGTATTGTCCTTGTCGCGCAAGATGAGTGCACGGTTCTCAGCCTCGATGCGTGCCTTGAGCTTGCTCAGCTCCTCC from Macaca mulatta isolate MMU2019108-1 chromosome 8, T2T-MMU8v2.0, whole genome shotgun sequence includes these protein-coding regions:
- the PLEC gene encoding plectin isoform X24, which gives rise to MKIVPDERDRVQKKTFTKWVNKHLIKAQRHISDLYEDLRDGHNLISLLEVLSGDSLPREKGRMRFHKLQNVQIALDYLRHRQVKLVNIRNDDIADGNPKLTLGLIWTIILHFQISDIQVSGQSEDMTAKEKLLLWSQRMVEGYQGLRCDNFTSSWRDGRLFNAIIHRHKPMLIDMNKVYRQTNLENLDQAFSVAERDLGVTRLLDPEDVDVPQPDEKSIITYVSSLYDAMPRVPDVQDGVRANELQLRWQEYRELVLLLLQWIRHHTAAFEERRFPSSFEEIEILWSQFLKFKEMELPAKEADKNRSKGIYQSLEGAVQAGQLKVPPGYHPLDVEKEWGKLHVAILEREKQLRSEFERLECLQRIVTKLQMEAGLCEEQLNQADTLLQSDVRLLAAGKVPQRAGEVERDLDKADSMIRLLFNDVQTLKDGRHPQGEQMYRRVYRLHERLVAIRTEYNLRLKAGVAAPATQVTQVTLQSVQRRPELEDSTLRYLQDLLAWVEENQHRVDGAEWGVDLPSVEAQLGSHRGLHQSIEEFRAKIERARSDEGQLSPATRGAYRDCLGRLDLQYAKLLNSSKARLRSLESLHSFVAAATKELMWLNEKEEEEVGFDWSDRNTNMTAKKESYSALMRELELKEKKIKELQSAGDRLLREDHPARPTVESFQAALQTQWSWMLQLCCCIEAHLKENAAYFQFFSDVREAEGQLQKLQEALRRKYSCDRSATVTRLEDLLQDAQDEKEQLNEYKGHLSGLAKRAKAIVQLKPRHPAHPVRSRLPLLAVCDYKQVEVTVHKGDECQLVGPAQPSHWKVLSSSGSEAAVPSVCFLVPPPNQEAQEAVTRLEAQHQALVTLWHQLHVDMKSLLAWQSLRRDVQLIRSWSLATFRTLKPEEQRQALHSLELHYQAFLRDSQDAGGFGPEDRLMAEREYGSCSHHYQQLLQSLEQGAQEESRCQRCISELKDIRLQLEACETRTVHRLRLPLDKEPARECAQRIAEQQKAQAEVEGLGKGVARLSAEAEKVLALPEPSPAAPTLRSELELTLGKLEQVRSLSAIYLEKLKTISLVIHSTQGAEEVLRAHEEQLKEAQAVPATLPELEATKASLKKLRSQAEAQQPVFDALRDELRGAQEVGERLQQRHGERDVEVERWRERVAQLLERWQAVLVQTDVRQRELEQLGRQLRYYRESADPLGAWLQDARQRQEQIQAVPLANSQAVREQLRQEKALLEEIERHGEKVEECQRFAKQYINAIKDYELQLVTYKAQLEPVASPAKKPKVQSGSESVIQEYVDLRTRYSELTTLTSQYIKFISETLRRMEEEERLAEQQRAEERERLAEVEAALEKQRQLAEAHAQAKAQAEREAKELQQRMQEEVVRREEAAVDAQQQKRSIQEELQQLRQSSEAEIQAKARQAEAAERSRLRIEEEIRVVRLQLEATERQRGGAEGELQALRARAEEAEAQKRQAQEEAERLRRQVQDESQRKRQAEAELALRVKAEAEAAREKQRALQALEELRLQAEEAERRLRQAEVERARQVQVALETAQRSAEVELQSKRASFAEKTAQLERSLQEEHVAVAQLREEAERRAQQQAEAERAREEAERELERWQLKANEALRLRLQAEEVAQQKSLAQAEAEKQKEEAEREARRRGKAEEQAVRQRELAEQELEKQRQLAEGTAQQRLAAEQELIRLRAETEQGEQQRQLLEEELARLQREAAAATQKRQELEAELAKVRAEMEVLLASKARAEEESRSTSEKSKQRLEAEAGRFRELAEEAARLRALAEEAKRQRQLAEEDAARQRAEAERVLAEKLAAISEATRLKTEAEIALKEKEAENERLRRLAEDEAFQRRRLEEQAAQHKADIEERLAQLRKASDSELERQKGLVEDTLRQRRQVEEEILALKASFEKAAAGKAELELELGRIRSNAEDTLRSKEQAELEAARQRQLAAEEEQRRREAEERVQKSLAAEEEAARQRKAALEEVERLKAKVEEARRLRERAEQESARQLQLAQEAAQKRLQAEEKAHAFAVQQKEQELQQTLQQEQSVLDRLRSEAEAARRAAEEAEEARVQAEREAAQSRRQVEEAERLKQSAEEQAQARAQAQAAAEKLRKEAEQEAARRAQAEQAALRQKQAADAEMEKHKKFAEQTLRQKAQVEQELTTLRLQLEETDHQKNLLDEELQRLKAEATEAARQRSQVEEELFSVRVQMEELSKLKARIEAENRALILRDKDNTQRFLQEEAEKMKQVAEEAARLSVAAQEAARLRQLAEEDLAQQRALAEKMLKEKMQAVQEATRLKAEAELLQQQKELAQEQARRLQEDKEQMAQQLAEETQGFQRTLEAERQRQLEMSAEAERLKLRMAEMSRAQARAEEDAQRFRKQAEEIGEKLHRTELATQEKVTLVQTLEIQRQQSDHDAERLREAIAELEREKEKLQQEAKLLQLKSEEMQTVQQEQLLQETQALQQSFLSEKDSLLQRERFIEQEKAKLEQLFQDEVAKAQQLREEQQRQQQQMEQERQRLVASMEEARRRQHEAEEGVRRKQEELQQLERQRRQQEELLAEENQRLREQLQRLEEEHRAALAHSEEVTASQVAATKTLPNGRDALDGPATETEPEHSFDGLRQKVPAQRLQEAGILSAEELQRLAQGHTTVDELARREDVRHYLQGHSSIAGLLLKPTNEKLSVYTALQRQLLSPGTALILLEAQAASGFLLDPVRNRRLTVNEAVKEGVVGPELHHKLLSAERAVTGYKDPYTGQQISLFQAMQKGLIVREHGIRLLEAQIATGGVIDPVHSHRVPVDVAYRRGYFDEEMNRVLADPSDDTKGFFDPNTHENLTYLQLLERCVEDPETGLRLLPLTDKAAKGRELVYTDSEARDVFEKATVSAPFGKFQGKTVTIWEIINSEYFTAEQRRDLLRQFRTGRITVEKIIKIIITVVEEQEQKGQLCFEGLRSLVPAAELLESRVIDRELYHQLQQGERSVREVAEVDAVRRALRGANVIAGVWLEEAGQKLSVYDALKKDLLPSDVAVALLEAQAGTGHIIDPSTSARLTVDEAVRAGLVGPEFHEKLLSAEKAVTGYRDPYTGQSVSLFQALKKGLIPREQGLRLLDAQLSTGGVVDPSKSHRVPLDVACARGFLDEETSRALSAPRADAKAYCDPSTGEPVTYSELQQRCRPDQLTGLSLLPLSEKAARARQEELYSELQARETFEKTPVDVPVGGFKGRTVTVWELISSEYFTAEQRQELLRQFRTGKVTVEKVIKILITIVEEVETLRQERLSFSGLRAPVPASELLASRVLSRAQFEQLKDGKTTVKDLSELDSVRTLLQGSGCLAGIYLEDTKEKVSIYEAMRRGLLRPSTAALLLEAQAATGFLVDPVRNQRLYVHEAVKAGVVGPELHEQLLSAEKAVTGYRDPYSGSTISLFQAMQKGLVLRQHGIRLLEAQIATGGIIDPVHSHRVPVDVAYQRGYFNEEMNRVLADPSDDTKGFFDPNTHENLTYRQLLERCVEDPETGLRLLPLKGAEKAEVVETTQVYTEEETRRAFEETQIDIPGGGSHGGSTMSLWEVMQSDLIPEEQRAQLMADFQAGRVTKERMIIIIIEIIEKTEIIRQQGLASYDYVRRRLTAEDLYEARIISLETYNLLREGTRSLREALEAESAWRYLYGTGCVAGVYLPGSRQTLSIYQALKKGLLSAEVARLLLEAQAATGFLLDPVKGQRLTVDEAVRKGLVGPELHDRLLSAERAVTGYRDPYTEQTISLFQAMKKELIPTEEALRLLDAQLATGGIVDPRLGFHLPLEVAYQRGYLNKDTHDQLSEPSEVRSYVDPSTDERLSYTQLLRRCRRDDGTGQLLLPLSDARKLTFRGLRKQITVEELVRSQVMDEATALQLREGLTSIEEVTKNLQKFLEGTSCIAGVFVDATKERLSVYQAMKKGIIRPGTAFELLEAQAATGYVIDPIKGLKLTVEEAVRMGIVGPEFKDKLLSAERAVTGYKDPYSGKLISLFQAMKKGLILKDHGIRLLEAQIATGGIIDPEESHRLPVEVAYKRGLFDEEMNEILTDPSDDTKGFFDPNTEENLTYLQLMERCITDPQTGLCLLPLKEKKRERKTSSKSSVRKRRVVIVDPETGKEMSVYEAYRKGLIDHQTYLELSEQECEWEEITISSSDGVVKSMIIDRRSGRQYDIDDAIAKNLIDRSALDQYRAGTLSITEFADMLSGNASGFRSRSSSVGSSSSYPISPAVSRTQLASWSDPTEETGPVAGILDTETLEKVSITEAMHRNLVDNITGQRLLEAQACTGGIIDPSTGERFPVTDAVNKGLVDKIMVDRINLAQKAFCGFEDPRTKTKMSAAQALKKGWLYYEAGQRFLEVQYLTGGLIEPDTPGRVPLDEALQRGTVDARTAQKLRDVGAYSKYLTCPKTKLKISYKDALDRSMVEEGTGLRLLEAAAQSSKGYYSPYSVSGSGSTAGSRTGSRTGSRAGSRRGSFDATGSGFSMTFSSSSYSSSGYGRRYASGSSASVGGPESAVA